In the Longimicrobium sp. genome, GCAGGCCGGCGGCGTGGTGCGGCAGGTGCTGGTGAAGACCGGCGACACGGTGGCCGCCGGGCAGCCGGTGGTGAAGCTGGACGCCCTGGCGCTGGAAACGCAGCTGGCCCAGCTGCAGGCGCAGCTGCGGTCGGCGGAGATCGACCGGGCGCGCAGCGCGGCCGCCACGCCGCTGGAGCGCGCCCAGCAGTCCGAAAAGCTCGACCGCGCCCGCGCCCGGCTCACGACCTCGCGCGCCACGCTGCTGCAGCGGATGGTGGAGCACGGGCTGGGCACCAACGTCGACTCCATGCTGGCGGCGCACCGGCCGGGGCAGCACGTGACGCTGGACCTGGCCGTGGGCGAGGTGCGCGGCGCCGAGGCCGAGATCCGCCTGACCGGCACCGAAACGGGGATGCTGGCGCTGCGCGGGTTCGACGAGCGCAAGACGGGAACGGAGATCGACCGGCTGCGCGCCCAGGCCGCCGAGGTCGAGCAGCGCATCGCCCGCAGCACGGTGCTCGCGCCCGCCGCGGGCGTGGTGCTCACCGACGACGTGGAGCGGCGGCTGCCGGGCGCGCTGGTGCAGGAGGGCGTCACGCTGCTCGAGGTGGGCGACCTGGCCGACTGGCGGGTGACCATGCTGGTGCCCGAGCGCGACGTCAACAAGATCGAGCTGGGCGACCGCGTGCGGCTGGAGGTGCAGGCCTTCCGGCAGTCCGACCGCCGCCAGCTGGAGGCCCGCGTCACCCATGTGGCGTCGGAGCCCGCGGGTTCCGGCCCGTCCGGTGGCGGGCCCGGAGGGGGAGGCGCCCCCGCGACCGCGCCCACGGGCGGCGGCGTGTACCGCGTGGTGGCCTCACTGGACCGCGACCAGGTGCAGCCGGGCGAGCTGGAGCGCTTCAGGCGCGGCTACAGTGTCAGCGCCAACGTGGTCACCAAGTCCGGCCGCATCCTGGAGCTGGTGTGGAACTACGTGGGCGAAAAGCTGAATCGGAAGTGAACGGCGCGGGGCAGATGCTGGAGCGTGCGGCGCCCCCCGCCTGGGTGCGCGAGGCGCTGGGCGGGGCCACGGGGCGGGGCATTCGCGTGGCGGTGATCGACAGCGGATGGGACCGCACGATCGACGATCCGCGGGTGCTGCCGGGCATCTCGTTCGTGGACCCGGAGGACGACTTCGCGCTCGGGCGGAACGACGACGACCACGACGTCTTGGGGCACGGCACCGCGTGCGTAGACCTGGTGCTGCGGGTGGCGCCAGAGGCGCGGGTGGTCCCCGTCCGCGTGTTCGGCGGGATGCTGGAAACCTCGCCGGGCACCATCCACGCGGCGCTGCTGTGGTCCATCGAGGCGGGCGTGCAGGTGATCAACGTGAGCCTGGGCACGCGGCTGGAGCACGCGCGCGACGCCCTGTACGTGGCGTGCGAACGGGCGCGCCGCGCGGGGATCATCGTCGTGACGGCGGGGCACAACGCCAACGACTGGAGCTATCCCGCGATCTTCGAGAACGTGATCGGCGTGTCAGCGGGCAAGTTCGCCTCGCCCTACGAGTTCCGCTACCGGGCGGAGCACGCCATGGAGTGCGTGGCGTGGGGGGTGGAGCAGGAGGTCACGTGGCTCGGCGGAGAGCGGGTGGTGAAGCACGGTACCAGCTTCGCCGCGCCGAACGTGGCGGGCATCGTGGCGCTGATCCTGGAGGCGCACCCCGGCTCCACCATCGAGGAGGTCCGCGAGATGCTCTCCCGCTTCGCCCTGCCGGCCGTGGAGCCGGCGGCGGACGAGGCGTCTGAGGCAGGAGAGAGCTAGAACTTCGTGCCGGATGGGGCTGGCTGTCGCTCATGCCGCGGCAGCCCTCTCTCCCCGGCCCTTTCCCCCGCAAGCGGGGGAAAGGGAGAATTCGATCGCGCTCCGGCAGGTTCGGTGCGCGTGAGGTTGAAGCCCCGAGCGGGACGCTACAGCGGCCCGCGTCGGGGCTTGCCGCGTTCCGAGCGGCGGGTTCACCCGTTCACGAGGGGATTGGGGCAGTCTCGAGCCGCCGGTGCGCTTCGGATTGTGTGTGGCGGATCCCTCAGTCGCTGCAGCCGATGTCGTGCGTGCAGGTTCTCCGCGGTCGCTCCATCGGGATGACAGATGCTCGTCGGCCCGCGCTTTCTCTTGGCTTGCTCCGAGCCGAGGCCCCGGCTTGCGTGCTCGCTGCCGCGCCGGGGGGTTGTTACGCGTCCGCGGCTGGATCCTTCGGCCCGCGAGGGATCGTGTGCGGGCAAGTGTGGTGCGGCTTGGCCTCAGGATGACAGGCGGTGGTGTGGCGGGAAACTGGGGACGTGCACCGGGCTGGCTCCCTTCCCCCGCGCAGTTTGCGGGGGAAGGGCTGGGGATGGGGGGCGGCCGAGGCATGCACCGGCCCACGCCGTACACAGTCCGGGTGAGGACCCTCAGGGCGGGTTGACGGGGATCAGCAGCACCGCCCCGGTCTCCCCCGTCTCCCGATGCGTGCCGATGGCGGCGATGTGGCCCTGGTCGTCGATGCCCAGCGCGGCCTCGATCTGCCAGTCCTCGAACTCCCGCATCATGCGCTCGGTGAGATAGTACAGCCGCCCCTCGCCCCAGATCACGCCGTAGGTGGGCTGCGCGGGACGGTCCGGGCGCAGCGCCGAGCCCACGACGAACGCCGAGCTGGCCACGTCGCGCACCACCACGCGGGTCCCGGGGATCACCGGCAGTCCGTCCAGGTCGTCGTCGCGCTCCCAGACGAACACCGGCTGCAGGTCGTTCTCCAGGATGCTGTCCTGGTCGGCGTCGCGAATGCCGAACCCGGCCACGTGCCCCTCGCTGCTCACCGCCACCGCCTCCGTGCGATCGGCGCCCGGCGGAAGGGGCGCTTCGGACCACTCTCCGGCGCGCCACACCCACACGCTGCTGCGCGTGCACCCCGCGGGGCCGCAGCCGCTGAAGCCCGTGACCGCCACCTGCCCGTCGTCGGCGATGCCCGCCGCGGCGCTGGCCTCGGCGCCCGGCGGCAGCAGCACGGTGAACAGGCCGCTCCGCGCCACGAACGCGCGCAGCTCTGACTGCGTGCGCCCGCGGGTGCCCGCCACGGTGCCCTCGGCGTTGATGTCGACGAACGTGTGCGGCGCCGGGTCCACGCGCCCCGCGATCCCCGTCGCCCAGCCGTACGTGTCGGCGCCGCACGAGATTTCTCCCGCCACGTTGCCGCCGGAGATCGCCGTCGCCTCCGAGTCGCACCCGGCCGGCGCGCCCGTGTTCAGCAGGGTCCACCCGCCGCCGTTCCACCGCGCCGCCACCATCCGCCCGCCCACCTCGGCCGCGCCGACCACCACGCGATCGTCGATGTCCGCGGGCGTAAAGCTCGACGCGCCCGGCGGCACCCCGATCACCTGGAGGTTGTATTCCCCGGGCCGGTGCGGACCGCCGGGATTGTCGCACGCGCCCGCCATGATTGCGATGGCGAGCACGGCGGAGAAGCGCGAGCGAAGGCGGGTCATGGGATCATCGGGCTGTGGCGGTGCATCCATCCCTCTCCTGGATCATAACGCCGGGCGTACGCTCCCGTCATGCCCAGCCGATCCCGGGCGCACGCGAAAGGCGGGGAGAATGCGGCAGAGCGGAGCGTGCCCCCGCAGTTCTCCGCGACCTCCGCGCCTCCGCGTGATCCATCCCTCAGGCGCTGGCGGTTTCGCCCGGGCGGTAGTCGTCGCCGATGGCGGAAACGGTGATCAGCAGGGCGCTGTCCTGGTCCGCGCGGATGTCGTGCGCCTCGCCGGGGCCAAAGAACAGCACCTGCCCCGCACCCAGGGTGTACTCCTGCCCATCGGTGCGAAAGCGCAGCCCACCCTCCACCACCTGCAGCGTCATGGGGCTGTCGGCGTGGTGCGTGCCGATCTCGTTCCCCGACTTCATCACGGTGAGCGTCAGCCGAAAACGGCCGCTCTTGGCCAGCGTGCGCCCCACCCTGCCGCTGCGGCTGTAGGGATCTTCGGCGCGCATCGAGGCGATCTGCTCGGCAAGGTCGAAGGCCAGCACGGGTCCCGCGAGGGGGCGGTTGATGGACGACATGGGTTGCTCCGGCTCCGGTCCTGGTTTGTGGTCAAAGCTTCGTCGGCCTGACGATGCTCGCTAGAAATACGCCACGAAGCCCGTGTACCACCGGCCCTTGCCGCCGTCGCCGGGCCACACGTACTCGATGGATACCGCGTCCTCGAACAGGCTGAGGCCCGCCCCGTACGAGGTGAGCCACCCGTCCGTCTCGCGCGCGCCCAGCTTCGCCAGCGCCGGGGCAGACTCGTCGTTGAT is a window encoding:
- a CDS encoding HlyD family secretion protein, whose protein sequence is MIPLRLPNLGDDGQPGARFVKRAVSYTLAFIGLLVLAALLVSMFVSMDVTVKTSGVLEPVQLWPVRAQAGGVVRQVLVKTGDTVAAGQPVVKLDALALETQLAQLQAQLRSAEIDRARSAAATPLERAQQSEKLDRARARLTTSRATLLQRMVEHGLGTNVDSMLAAHRPGQHVTLDLAVGEVRGAEAEIRLTGTETGMLALRGFDERKTGTEIDRLRAQAAEVEQRIARSTVLAPAAGVVLTDDVERRLPGALVQEGVTLLEVGDLADWRVTMLVPERDVNKIELGDRVRLEVQAFRQSDRRQLEARVTHVASEPAGSGPSGGGPGGGGAPATAPTGGGVYRVVASLDRDQVQPGELERFRRGYSVSANVVTKSGRILELVWNYVGEKLNRK
- a CDS encoding S8 family peptidase, whose product is MLERAAPPAWVREALGGATGRGIRVAVIDSGWDRTIDDPRVLPGISFVDPEDDFALGRNDDDHDVLGHGTACVDLVLRVAPEARVVPVRVFGGMLETSPGTIHAALLWSIEAGVQVINVSLGTRLEHARDALYVACERARRAGIIVVTAGHNANDWSYPAIFENVIGVSAGKFASPYEFRYRAEHAMECVAWGVEQEVTWLGGERVVKHGTSFAAPNVAGIVALILEAHPGSTIEEVREMLSRFALPAVEPAADEASEAGES
- a CDS encoding cupin domain-containing protein, which codes for MSSINRPLAGPVLAFDLAEQIASMRAEDPYSRSGRVGRTLAKSGRFRLTLTVMKSGNEIGTHHADSPMTLQVVEGGLRFRTDGQEYTLGAGQVLFFGPGEAHDIRADQDSALLITVSAIGDDYRPGETASA